The following proteins are encoded in a genomic region of Streptomyces sp. SLBN-31:
- a CDS encoding enolase C-terminal domain-like protein gives MKLQRPVVSVYTVPTDAPEADGTLSWDSTTMVITEVSAGDATGTGWTYGPPAVADFLRGQLAPLVEGRDALDIPATHDAMCRSVRNAGRPGVAAGAISALDIALWDLKARLLELPLARLLGVCREEVPVYGSGGFTTYHDTHLAAQLNGWVHGQHIPRVKIKIGEGWGRAVPRDLARIRAARHVIGDEAELYVDANGAYTRKQAVRVGRALAEHGVGWFEEPVSSDDLTGLRLVRDVLVCDVTAGEYGYDLPYFARMIAAGAVDCLQIDATRCGGITEFLRAAALAQAHGLEVSTHCAPHAHAAAAASLPNIRHMEWFHDHVRIEDMFFDGALDPTGGSVRPLAGVGHGLTLLTDEVTQYRVG, from the coding sequence ATGAAGCTCCAGCGGCCCGTCGTCTCCGTCTACACCGTGCCCACGGACGCCCCGGAGGCCGACGGCACCCTGTCCTGGGACTCGACGACGATGGTGATCACGGAGGTGTCGGCGGGTGACGCGACCGGCACGGGCTGGACGTACGGTCCGCCCGCCGTCGCCGACTTCCTGCGCGGACAGCTGGCCCCACTGGTCGAGGGCCGGGACGCCCTCGACATCCCGGCCACGCACGACGCGATGTGCCGCTCCGTGCGCAACGCGGGCCGCCCGGGCGTGGCCGCGGGGGCGATCTCGGCGCTCGACATCGCCCTGTGGGACCTCAAGGCCCGCCTGCTCGAACTGCCGCTGGCGCGGCTGCTGGGCGTCTGCCGGGAGGAGGTCCCGGTGTACGGCAGCGGCGGTTTCACGACGTACCACGACACGCATCTGGCCGCCCAGCTCAACGGCTGGGTGCACGGACAGCACATCCCGCGCGTCAAGATCAAGATCGGTGAGGGCTGGGGCCGGGCGGTCCCCCGCGACCTGGCCCGGATCCGTGCCGCGCGCCATGTCATCGGCGACGAGGCGGAGCTGTACGTCGACGCCAACGGCGCCTACACCCGCAAGCAGGCCGTCCGGGTGGGCCGTGCCCTCGCCGAGCACGGCGTCGGCTGGTTCGAGGAACCGGTCTCCTCCGACGACCTCACCGGCCTGCGTCTGGTGCGCGACGTCCTGGTCTGCGACGTCACGGCCGGCGAGTACGGCTACGACCTGCCCTACTTCGCCCGCATGATCGCGGCGGGCGCGGTCGACTGCCTGCAGATCGACGCGACGCGCTGCGGCGGCATCACGGAGTTCCTCCGCGCCGCCGCCCTGGCCCAGGCCCACGGCCTGGAGGTCTCCACGCACTGCGCGCCCCACGCCCACGCGGCGGCCGCCGCCTCGCTGCCCAACATCCGCCATATGGAGTGGTTCCACGACCACGTCCGCATCGAGGACATGTTCTTCGACGGAGCCCTGGACCCGACGGGCGGTTCGGTACGCCCCCTGGCCGGCGTGGGCCACGGCCTGACGCTCCTGACCGACGAGGTGACGCAGTACCGGGTCGGCTAG
- a CDS encoding LLM class F420-dependent oxidoreductase — MPEYGYFLSCEQYGPAELIEQARMAEQAGFQSLWISDHYHPWNDEQGQSPFVWSVIGALSEAVSLPVETAVTCPTVRMHPAVVAQAAATSAVMTNGAFRLGLGSGEALNEHILGDHWPPAHVRLEMLEEAIQIMRRLFSGEEVNHRGPHYTVENARLYTVPEEPVPIDISGFGPAATKLAARVGDGYITMMPDAAMVEQYRKGGGGGKPVSGGTKVCYDTDRDEAVRTVHRLWANEQLPGELSQVLPSPKHFEQAQQMVTEDMVRENRVCGDDVDEHVAELKQFADAGFDRVYVNQIGPDLRGFFDFYRTKVLPQLQQA; from the coding sequence ATGCCCGAGTACGGCTATTTCCTCTCGTGCGAGCAGTACGGTCCCGCGGAGCTGATCGAGCAGGCGCGGATGGCCGAGCAGGCCGGGTTCCAGTCGCTGTGGATCTCCGACCACTACCACCCGTGGAACGACGAACAGGGCCAGAGCCCGTTCGTGTGGTCGGTGATCGGCGCGTTGTCCGAGGCCGTGTCCTTGCCGGTGGAGACGGCGGTGACCTGCCCGACCGTGCGGATGCACCCGGCGGTGGTGGCGCAGGCCGCGGCGACCAGCGCGGTGATGACGAACGGTGCCTTCCGGCTGGGCCTCGGCTCGGGCGAGGCGCTCAACGAGCACATCCTCGGCGACCACTGGCCGCCCGCGCACGTCCGCCTGGAGATGCTGGAGGAGGCCATCCAGATCATGCGCCGGCTGTTCAGCGGCGAGGAGGTCAACCACCGCGGCCCGCACTACACGGTGGAGAACGCCCGGCTGTACACGGTGCCGGAGGAGCCCGTGCCGATCGACATCTCCGGCTTCGGGCCGGCCGCCACCAAGCTGGCGGCGCGGGTCGGCGACGGCTACATCACGATGATGCCGGACGCGGCCATGGTGGAGCAGTACCGCAAGGGCGGGGGCGGCGGGAAGCCGGTCAGCGGCGGCACCAAGGTCTGTTACGACACCGACCGGGACGAGGCCGTACGGACCGTGCACCGGCTGTGGGCGAACGAGCAGCTGCCCGGCGAACTGAGCCAGGTGCTGCCCTCCCCGAAGCACTTCGAGCAGGCGCAGCAGATGGTCACCGAGGACATGGTGCGCGAGAACCGGGTGTGCGGCGACGACGTCGACGAGCACGTGGCGGAGCTGAAACAGTTCGCGGACGCCGGTTTCGACCGGGTCTACGTCAACCAGATCGGCCCCGACCTGCGCGGCTTCTTCGACTTCTACCGGACGAAGGTGCTGCCGCAGCTCCAGCAGGCCTGA
- a CDS encoding NAD(P)/FAD-dependent oxidoreductase → MARPRILIVGAGFAGYQTARTLSRLMRHRAEVTLLNPTDYFLYLPLLPQVAAGILEPRRVTVSLSGTLPRVRLVLGEADAIDLDGRTVHYTGPEGDGGTLAYDRLVLAAGSVNKLLPIPGVAEHAHGFRGLPEALYLRDHVTRQVELAAAADDPETCAARCTFVVVGAGYTGTEVAAQGQLFTDAQVRKHPLRRGMRPRWLLLDIAERVLPELDEHLSRTADAVLRQRGVDVRMGTSVKEATREGVLLTDGEFVPTRSLVWCVGVRPDPLAESMGLPMERGRLLVDPHLQVPGRPELFAAGDAAAVPDLEKPGQYTPMTAQHAWRQGKVAGRNVAASLGQGERRAYSHRDLGFVVDLGGVKAAANPLGVPLSGPLAGAVTRGYHLAAMPGNRVRVAADWLLDAVLPRQAVQLGLVRSWSVPLDTASPELARVAGHPEDSSRSGARSGPGAATAEDAAEDTRDTTEQAAAAVENQPGEPAKNQPGGEPARNQPGGEPARSRPGGEPAKNQPGPPAGGETGGKARDGEGAQTPGPVRRPDTPAEGDA, encoded by the coding sequence GTGGCTCGACCCCGCATCCTGATCGTCGGAGCCGGCTTCGCCGGGTACCAGACGGCCCGCACCCTGTCCCGGCTGATGCGGCACAGGGCCGAGGTCACCCTGCTGAATCCGACCGACTACTTCCTGTACCTGCCCCTGCTGCCCCAGGTCGCCGCCGGCATCCTGGAGCCGCGCAGGGTCACCGTCTCCCTCTCGGGCACCCTGCCGCGCGTCCGGCTGGTCCTCGGCGAGGCCGACGCGATCGACCTCGACGGGCGCACCGTGCACTACACCGGGCCGGAGGGCGACGGCGGGACTCTCGCCTACGACCGGCTGGTGCTCGCGGCCGGCAGCGTCAACAAGCTGCTGCCCATCCCCGGCGTCGCCGAGCACGCGCACGGCTTCCGCGGGCTGCCCGAGGCGCTGTACCTGCGCGACCACGTGACCCGGCAGGTGGAGCTGGCCGCCGCCGCGGACGATCCGGAGACCTGCGCCGCGCGCTGCACCTTCGTGGTGGTCGGCGCGGGGTACACCGGTACCGAGGTCGCCGCGCAGGGGCAGCTGTTCACCGACGCGCAGGTCCGCAAGCATCCGCTGCGGCGGGGCATGCGGCCGCGCTGGCTGCTGCTCGACATCGCCGAACGGGTCCTGCCCGAACTCGACGAACACCTCTCGCGCACCGCCGACGCCGTGCTGCGCCAGCGGGGCGTCGACGTGCGCATGGGCACCTCCGTGAAGGAGGCCACGCGCGAGGGGGTCCTGCTCACCGACGGGGAGTTCGTGCCCACCCGCTCGCTGGTGTGGTGCGTGGGCGTACGGCCCGATCCGCTCGCCGAGTCCATGGGGCTGCCCATGGAACGCGGCCGGCTGCTGGTCGATCCGCACCTGCAGGTGCCGGGCCGGCCCGAGCTGTTCGCCGCCGGGGACGCGGCCGCCGTACCCGACCTGGAGAAGCCCGGCCAGTACACCCCGATGACGGCACAGCACGCGTGGCGGCAGGGCAAGGTCGCGGGCCGCAACGTCGCCGCGTCGCTGGGCCAGGGTGAGCGGCGGGCCTACAGTCACCGGGACCTGGGGTTCGTCGTGGATCTGGGCGGGGTCAAGGCCGCCGCCAATCCGCTCGGCGTCCCGCTGTCCGGCCCGCTCGCGGGCGCGGTCACCCGGGGCTACCACCTCGCCGCGATGCCCGGCAACCGTGTCCGGGTCGCCGCCGACTGGCTCCTGGACGCCGTACTGCCGCGCCAGGCCGTCCAGTTGGGCCTCGTACGCTCCTGGTCGGTGCCCCTCGACACGGCCTCTCCGGAACTCGCCCGCGTGGCGGGCCACCCGGAGGACTCGTCCCGGAGCGGGGCCCGCTCGGGCCCGGGTGCGGCCACGGCCGAGGACGCCGCCGAGGACACCAGGGACACGACCGAACAGGCCGCCGCAGCCGTGGAGAACCAGCCGGGCGAGCCTGCCAAAAACCAGCCGGGCGGCGAGCCCGCCAGGAATCAGCCGGGCGGAGAGCCCGCCAGAAGCCGGCCCGGCGGTGAGCCCGCGAAGAATCAGCCCGGCCCGCCGGCCGGTGGCGAAACGGGTGGGAAGGCGCGTGATGGTGAGGGCGCGCAGACTCCCGGACCCGTCCGCCGTCCCGACACCCCCGCCGAAGGAGACGCATGA
- a CDS encoding transketolase — translation MNTTELTELAQQLRVDSVRAAAAAGSGHPTSSMSAADLVAVLIARHFRYDFDRPAHPGNDRFVLSKGHASPLLYSAYKAVGAVDDEELLSFRKLGSRLEGHPTPRRLPWVETATGSLGQGLPVGVGIALSGKRLERSGYRVWVLCGDSELAEGSVWEAAEHAAYEHLDNLTAIVDVNRLGQRGPTRHGHDLDAYARRFQAFGWHTIEVDGHDVDAIDRAYGEAASTVGQPTAILARTLKGKGVEAVQDREGLHGKPLPDADEAIAELGGPRDIRVQVHEPPAARMLHAVRAGHYEPPRWGKGEEVATRNAFGEALAALGSGRGDVVALDGEVGDSTRTEAFAKEHAERYFECYIAEQEMVAAAVGLAARGWVPYACTFAAFLTRAYDFVRMASISGAGINLVGSHAGVAIGQDGPSQMGLEDLAMMRAVHGSTVLYPCDANQTAQLVAAMAGCEGVRYLRTSRGESPVIYGPDEEFPIGGSKVLRSSADDRLTLVAAGVTVHEALAAADALERDGIRARVVDLYSVKPVDRLTLRRAAEETGCLVTVEDHHEEGGLGDAVLDAFLDGRPVPRLVRLAVRGMPGSASPDEQLHAAGIDAESIAAAGKLLVEEAVVS, via the coding sequence ATGAACACCACCGAACTCACCGAGCTTGCACAGCAGTTGAGGGTCGACAGCGTGCGGGCCGCGGCTGCCGCCGGGTCCGGGCACCCGACGTCCTCGATGTCCGCCGCGGATCTGGTGGCCGTACTGATCGCCCGCCACTTCCGCTACGACTTCGACCGCCCCGCCCACCCCGGCAACGACCGCTTCGTGCTGTCCAAGGGACACGCCTCGCCGCTGCTGTACTCCGCCTACAAGGCGGTCGGCGCCGTCGACGACGAGGAACTGCTGAGCTTCCGCAAGCTCGGCAGCCGGCTCGAGGGGCATCCGACCCCGCGCAGGCTGCCGTGGGTCGAGACGGCCACCGGCTCGCTCGGCCAGGGCCTCCCCGTCGGCGTCGGCATCGCGCTGTCGGGCAAGCGGCTGGAGCGCAGCGGCTACCGCGTGTGGGTGCTGTGCGGGGACAGCGAGCTGGCCGAGGGGTCCGTCTGGGAGGCCGCCGAACACGCGGCGTACGAGCATCTCGACAACCTCACCGCGATCGTCGACGTGAACCGGCTGGGCCAGCGCGGACCCACCCGGCACGGGCACGACCTCGACGCCTACGCCCGCCGCTTCCAGGCGTTCGGCTGGCACACCATCGAGGTCGACGGGCACGACGTGGACGCGATCGACCGCGCCTACGGCGAGGCGGCCTCGACCGTCGGCCAGCCCACCGCGATCCTCGCCCGCACCCTCAAGGGCAAGGGCGTCGAGGCCGTCCAGGACCGCGAGGGCCTGCACGGCAAGCCGCTGCCCGACGCCGACGAGGCCATCGCCGAACTCGGCGGCCCCCGCGACATCCGAGTCCAGGTGCACGAACCGCCCGCCGCCCGCATGCTGCACGCCGTACGCGCCGGCCACTACGAACCGCCCCGCTGGGGCAAGGGCGAGGAGGTCGCCACCCGCAACGCCTTCGGTGAGGCGCTGGCCGCGCTCGGCAGCGGCCGCGGTGACGTCGTGGCCCTCGACGGCGAGGTCGGCGACTCCACGCGCACGGAGGCCTTCGCCAAGGAACACGCCGAGCGCTACTTCGAGTGCTACATCGCCGAGCAGGAGATGGTCGCCGCCGCCGTAGGCCTCGCCGCCCGCGGCTGGGTGCCGTACGCCTGTACGTTCGCCGCGTTCCTGACCCGCGCGTACGACTTCGTGCGCATGGCGTCCATCAGCGGGGCCGGCATCAACCTCGTCGGCTCGCACGCGGGCGTCGCCATCGGCCAGGACGGGCCCTCCCAGATGGGTCTCGAGGACCTGGCGATGATGCGGGCCGTGCACGGCTCGACCGTGCTGTACCCCTGCGACGCCAACCAGACCGCCCAGCTCGTCGCCGCGATGGCGGGCTGCGAGGGCGTCCGGTACCTGCGTACCTCCCGCGGCGAGAGCCCGGTGATCTACGGCCCCGACGAGGAGTTCCCGATCGGCGGCAGCAAGGTGCTGCGCTCCTCCGCCGACGACCGGCTGACCCTGGTCGCGGCCGGCGTCACCGTGCACGAGGCGCTGGCCGCCGCGGACGCGCTGGAGCGGGACGGAATCCGGGCCCGGGTCGTCGACCTGTACTCGGTCAAGCCCGTCGACCGGCTCACGCTGCGCCGGGCCGCGGAGGAGACCGGCTGCCTGGTCACCGTGGAGGACCACCACGAGGAGGGAGGCCTCGGTGACGCCGTCCTGGACGCGTTCCTCGACGGCCGGCCCGTGCCCCGGCTGGTGCGGCTCGCCGTGCGCGGCATGCCCGGCTCCGCCTCGCCGGACGAGCAGCTGCACGCGGCCGGCATCGACGCCGAGTCGATCGCGGCTGCCGGGAAGCTGCTGGTGGAGGAGGCGGTCGTGTCGTGA
- the ligD gene encoding non-homologous end-joining DNA ligase, giving the protein MSRDDGGRTVRAGRRTVQIHRADKVLFPGGGDAKEYTKGDLVDYYRSAAPFMLAHLRGRPLMLERHPDGIDGPRFMQKNTPENYPDWITRVELAKEGGTVCHTVCDDVATLVYLADQAAVTLHRWLSRVDRVDRPDRMVFDLDPAGDDFAAVREAARWLGELLDELKLPSALMTTGSRGLHVVVPLDGRHDFDEVREFARDVAEALAGAHPDRLTTAARKKDRGDRLYLDVGRNAYAQTAVAPLTVRALPGAPVATPVDWAQLDDPAVHARRWTIADAVEQVRGDPWAGLMSRKRALGPARRRLDALRGS; this is encoded by the coding sequence GTGAGCCGGGACGACGGCGGACGGACCGTGCGGGCCGGGCGACGGACGGTGCAGATCCACCGGGCGGACAAGGTGCTCTTCCCGGGAGGCGGCGACGCGAAGGAGTACACCAAGGGCGATCTCGTCGACTACTACCGGTCGGCCGCCCCGTTCATGCTGGCCCACCTGCGTGGCCGTCCGCTGATGCTGGAACGGCACCCGGACGGCATCGACGGCCCGCGCTTCATGCAGAAGAACACCCCCGAGAACTACCCGGACTGGATCACCCGCGTCGAGCTGGCCAAGGAGGGCGGCACCGTCTGCCACACCGTGTGCGACGACGTGGCCACCCTCGTCTACCTGGCCGACCAGGCGGCCGTCACCCTGCACCGCTGGCTGTCCCGGGTGGACCGGGTGGACCGGCCCGACCGGATGGTGTTCGACCTGGATCCGGCGGGTGACGACTTCGCGGCGGTGCGCGAGGCGGCCCGGTGGCTGGGCGAGCTCCTCGACGAGCTGAAGCTGCCCTCCGCCCTGATGACCACCGGCTCGCGCGGCCTGCACGTCGTGGTGCCCCTGGACGGCCGGCACGACTTCGACGAGGTACGGGAGTTCGCCCGGGACGTCGCCGAAGCCCTCGCCGGGGCCCATCCCGACCGGCTCACCACCGCCGCCCGCAAGAAGGACCGCGGGGACCGGCTCTACCTCGACGTGGGCCGCAACGCCTACGCGCAGACCGCGGTCGCACCCCTCACCGTCCGCGCCCTGCCCGGGGCGCCGGTGGCCACCCCCGTGGACTGGGCCCAGCTGGACGACCCGGCCGTGCACGCGCGCCGCTGGACGATCGCCGACGCGGTCGAGCAGGTCCGGGGCGACCCGTGGGCCGGCCTCATGAGCAGGAAACGCGCTCTCGGACCCGCCCGTCGCAGGCTGGACGCCTTGCGCGGCTCGTGA
- a CDS encoding gas vesicle protein: MSDTKDSQESQNSQKSQNSDKGNGMTSRRSNPMEVLRNARTQLAELTGMAPESVSSFEQTDDGWCLEVEVLELARVPDTMSLMASYQVDLDSDGQLTGYRRVRRYERGRADAHRPGGR, encoded by the coding sequence ATGTCTGACACAAAAGACTCACAAGAATCCCAGAATTCACAGAAGTCACAGAATTCGGACAAAGGGAACGGCATGACGAGCAGGCGGTCGAACCCGATGGAGGTGCTGCGCAACGCGCGCACCCAGCTCGCGGAGCTGACGGGCATGGCCCCCGAGAGCGTCTCGTCGTTCGAGCAGACGGACGACGGCTGGTGTCTCGAGGTCGAGGTCCTTGAACTGGCGCGAGTGCCGGACACGATGAGCCTGATGGCGAGCTATCAGGTCGACCTCGACAGCGACGGTCAACTGACCGGATACCGACGCGTCCGGCGATACGAACGCGGGCGGGCCGACGCACACAGGCCTGGCGGCCGTTAG
- a CDS encoding gas vesicle structural protein GvpA yields MTVVPAQQTGGGGGSSGLYDVLELVLDRGLVIDAFVRVSLVGIEILKIDVRVVVASVDTYLRFAEACNRLDLESGPHKNPGLPDLVGEMTESGARGKSKGALSGAAETISGAFKQARDEGRETETESRPRARKSTASRRKEEQE; encoded by the coding sequence ATGACCGTTGTCCCGGCACAGCAGACCGGCGGTGGGGGCGGTTCCAGCGGCCTCTACGACGTTCTGGAACTCGTCCTCGACAGGGGTCTGGTCATCGATGCGTTCGTACGGGTCTCCCTGGTCGGCATCGAGATCCTGAAGATCGACGTGCGTGTCGTCGTGGCCAGCGTCGACACCTACCTGCGCTTCGCCGAGGCGTGCAACCGGCTGGACCTCGAGTCCGGCCCGCACAAGAACCCCGGCCTGCCCGACCTGGTCGGTGAGATGACCGAGTCCGGCGCGCGCGGCAAGTCCAAGGGTGCGCTCTCCGGAGCCGCCGAGACCATATCCGGCGCCTTCAAGCAGGCGCGTGACGAGGGGCGTGAGACGGAGACCGAGTCCCGGCCCCGCGCCCGCAAGTCCACCGCCTCGCGCAGGAAGGAGGAGCAGGAGTGA
- a CDS encoding GvpL/GvpF family gas vesicle protein codes for MSTYVYGITASSHPALSEDLVGVGDPPRQVRVLQAGELAAVVSDAPEGLRPKRKDLLAHQAVLAEAGAAGVVLPMRFGSVAPDDDTVTGVLTERADHYKERLGALEGKVEYNVKASHQEEAVLHRVMSENPEIRAMTEANRQAGGGSYDDRLRLGEMVVAAVKAREAEDATEVQQALEPLAADVAAGPESSGWLLNVSFLVDRDSADEFLAAVDQVRNSHPHIELRVNGPLPPYSFVEPGPAEHASSAAGPGIAQE; via the coding sequence GTGAGCACGTACGTCTACGGCATCACCGCGAGTTCGCACCCCGCGCTGTCGGAAGACCTGGTGGGCGTCGGCGACCCGCCCCGCCAGGTGCGGGTCCTGCAGGCCGGCGAGCTGGCGGCCGTCGTGAGCGACGCGCCCGAGGGGCTGCGGCCCAAGCGCAAGGACCTGCTCGCCCATCAGGCGGTACTCGCCGAGGCCGGCGCCGCGGGCGTGGTGCTGCCCATGCGCTTCGGTAGCGTCGCACCGGACGACGACACCGTCACCGGTGTCCTCACCGAGCGCGCCGACCACTACAAGGAGCGGCTGGGCGCCCTGGAGGGCAAGGTCGAGTACAACGTCAAGGCCTCCCACCAGGAAGAGGCCGTGCTGCACCGCGTGATGTCCGAGAACCCGGAGATCCGCGCCATGACCGAGGCCAACCGGCAGGCGGGCGGCGGTAGTTACGACGACCGGCTCAGGCTCGGCGAGATGGTGGTGGCCGCGGTCAAGGCCCGCGAGGCCGAGGACGCGACCGAGGTCCAGCAGGCCCTCGAACCCCTCGCCGCGGACGTGGCCGCCGGCCCCGAGTCCAGCGGCTGGCTGCTCAACGTCTCCTTCCTGGTGGACCGCGACTCCGCCGACGAGTTCCTGGCCGCGGTGGACCAGGTCCGCAACAGCCATCCCCACATCGAGCTGCGCGTCAACGGGCCACTGCCCCCGTACAGCTTCGTGGAACCGGGCCCCGCCGAGCACGCGAGCTCCGCGGCAGGTCCGGGCATCGCCCAGGAGTGA
- a CDS encoding gas vesicle protein GvpG → MGLIKELVLLPFAPVRGSGWVIGQVVQEAERIYYDPSTIRAELARLEEQLEAGEIDEEEFDRQEDELLDRLETGLRRSGATGNGTAR, encoded by the coding sequence GTGGGACTGATCAAGGAGCTGGTCCTGCTGCCCTTCGCCCCGGTGCGCGGAAGCGGCTGGGTGATCGGGCAGGTCGTGCAGGAGGCGGAGCGGATCTACTACGACCCCTCCACGATCAGGGCCGAACTCGCCCGGCTCGAAGAGCAGTTGGAGGCCGGCGAGATCGACGAGGAGGAATTCGACCGACAGGAGGACGAACTCCTGGACCGGCTTGAGACCGGCCTCCGCAGAAGCGGGGCCACAGGCAACGGGACGGCACGATGA
- a CDS encoding DNA primase has protein sequence MNRVGLGLAVGAGYVLGRTKKMKMAFALGGLVAGKRMHLSPRALADLMSQQLQNNPQFKEIGDQLREDLRGVGKAASGAMVERQIDALADRLHGRTAQVRDQLSGVAGKATGGLDSDEEDEDAGREDTEEEEPREEYDDEEPEAEEEESSDAEDSEDAEDSEDSEDSEDSDEDREPVRRTAKKAAKKAPAKKSAAKKAPAKKTAGKRTASKQAPAKKAAKKTAAAGSAARGARSRRPKGGGE, from the coding sequence ATGAACCGAGTGGGACTGGGCCTCGCGGTAGGGGCCGGATACGTCCTCGGACGTACCAAAAAAATGAAAATGGCGTTCGCGCTCGGCGGGCTCGTGGCCGGCAAGCGGATGCATCTGAGTCCGCGCGCGCTGGCGGACCTGATGTCCCAGCAACTGCAGAACAACCCGCAGTTCAAGGAGATCGGCGACCAGCTGCGCGAGGACCTGCGAGGAGTGGGCAAGGCGGCCTCCGGCGCGATGGTGGAACGGCAGATCGACGCCCTCGCCGACCGCCTGCACGGCCGTACCGCCCAGGTCCGCGACCAGCTGTCGGGCGTGGCCGGCAAGGCGACCGGCGGCCTCGACTCCGACGAGGAGGACGAGGACGCCGGGCGGGAGGACACTGAGGAGGAGGAACCCCGCGAGGAGTACGACGACGAGGAACCGGAGGCGGAGGAAGAGGAATCCTCGGACGCCGAGGACTCCGAGGACGCTGAGGACTCCGAGGACTCCGAGGACTCCGAGGACTCCGACGAGGACCGGGAGCCGGTGAGGCGGACCGCCAAGAAGGCGGCCAAGAAGGCACCGGCCAAGAAGTCGGCCGCGAAGAAGGCCCCGGCCAAGAAGACGGCGGGCAAGCGGACCGCGAGCAAGCAGGCCCCGGCGAAGAAGGCCGCCAAGAAGACGGCCGCGGCCGGGAGCGCCGCTCGCGGAGCCCGCTCCCGCCGGCCGAAGGGAGGCGGTGAGTGA
- a CDS encoding SRPBCC family protein: MTDAVGSATSAARGATDKASPLTDLAHSEAADRLKAEAQEYLAAQATRLLTGVGHKLGQTTGKLNDIAEGNSPGFAKLALDGGRKLAEGKGPLRSALELGASRAKDNVVNAFKNLGGGKGKRKKGAGKKPTVIIESVDVGVDRRTAYDQWTQYQDFSTFAKGVKSASRSDDTQSDWQMKVFWSNRSWKAKTTEQIPDDRIAWSSEGAKGTTRGVVSFHRLDDNLTRVLLVIEYYPTGLFEKTGNIWRAQGRRARLDLKNFVRFITLKGEAEDSWRGEIRDGEVVRSHEDAVAEEEESQENPEEGSEEGEEAYEGEEEGDEEPEGEYDEEEEGEEDDEARGEEEPEEEEEVEEGEEPEGEYEEEAEEEAEEEPEYEYADGRGRR; this comes from the coding sequence ATGACCGATGCAGTCGGATCGGCCACTTCGGCCGCACGCGGAGCGACCGACAAGGCGTCACCGCTGACCGACCTGGCCCACAGCGAGGCCGCCGACCGGCTCAAGGCCGAGGCGCAGGAATACCTCGCCGCGCAGGCCACCCGCCTGCTGACGGGCGTCGGCCACAAGCTGGGCCAGACCACCGGCAAACTCAACGACATAGCCGAGGGCAACAGCCCCGGGTTCGCCAAGCTCGCCCTGGACGGCGGCCGCAAGCTCGCCGAGGGCAAGGGGCCGCTGCGCTCCGCCCTGGAACTCGGCGCCTCACGCGCGAAGGACAACGTTGTGAATGCCTTCAAGAACCTCGGTGGGGGCAAGGGCAAGCGCAAGAAGGGGGCGGGCAAGAAGCCGACGGTCATCATCGAGTCCGTCGACGTGGGCGTGGACCGGCGCACCGCCTACGACCAGTGGACCCAGTACCAGGACTTCAGCACCTTCGCCAAGGGCGTCAAGAGCGCGAGCCGCTCCGACGACACCCAGAGCGACTGGCAGATGAAGGTCTTCTGGTCCAACCGGAGCTGGAAGGCGAAGACCACCGAGCAGATACCGGACGACCGGATCGCCTGGTCCTCGGAGGGCGCAAAGGGCACCACCAGGGGCGTCGTCTCCTTCCACCGGCTCGACGACAACCTCACCCGGGTTCTGCTCGTCATCGAGTACTACCCCACGGGTCTGTTCGAGAAGACCGGCAACATCTGGCGCGCCCAGGGCCGCCGTGCCCGGCTCGACCTCAAGAACTTCGTCCGCTTCATCACCCTCAAGGGCGAGGCCGAGGACAGCTGGCGCGGCGAGATCCGCGACGGCGAGGTCGTCCGCAGCCACGAGGACGCGGTGGCCGAGGAGGAGGAGTCGCAGGAGAACCCGGAGGAGGGCTCCGAGGAAGGCGAGGAGGCCTACGAGGGCGAAGAAGAGGGCGACGAGGAGCCCGAGGGCGAGTACGACGAGGAAGAGGAAGGCGAGGAGGACGACGAGGCTCGCGGCGAAGAGGAGCCCGAGGAGGAAGAGGAAGTCGAGGAGGGCGAGGAGCCCGAGGGCGAGTACGAGGAAGAGGCCGAGGAAGAGGCCGAAGAAGAGCCCGAGTACGAGTACGCCGATGGTCGGGGCCGTCGATGA
- a CDS encoding gas vesicle protein, producing MTMASRMPEPYGQGSGANLADILERVLDKGIVIAGDIRINLLDIELLTIKLRLIVASVDKAKEMGIDWWEDDPALSSRARRNELSRENAELRERLARLEPLEAAIAEREREEEERA from the coding sequence ATGACCATGGCCAGCCGGATGCCCGAACCCTACGGCCAGGGTTCGGGCGCCAACCTTGCCGACATCCTGGAACGCGTGCTCGACAAGGGCATCGTGATCGCCGGTGACATCCGCATCAACCTTCTCGACATAGAGCTCCTCACCATCAAGCTGCGGCTGATCGTCGCCTCGGTGGACAAGGCGAAGGAGATGGGCATCGACTGGTGGGAGGACGACCCGGCGCTGTCGTCCCGCGCCCGCCGCAACGAACTGTCCCGCGAGAACGCCGAGCTGCGCGAGCGGCTGGCCCGGCTGGAGCCGTTGGAGGCCGCCATCGCGGAGCGGGAGCGTGAGGAGGAGGAGAGGGCATGA